A section of the Falco rusticolus isolate bFalRus1 chromosome Z, bFalRus1.pri, whole genome shotgun sequence genome encodes:
- the CORO2A gene encoding coronin-2A, which translates to MSWHPQYRSSKFRHVYGKAASKDKCYDCVPITRNVHDNHFCAVNPHFIAVVTECAGGGAFLVIPIHQTGKLDPHYPKICGHKGNVLDIKWNPFNDFVIASCSEDATVKIWDIPKHLLTRNITSPKKELLGHVRRVGLIEWHPTANNILFSSGYDYKIMIWNLDTKEAVISNPVKVLDAHKDVVLSMSFNTDGSLLATACRDRKIRLIDPRGGTVLQEASYKSHRVNKVLFLGNVNKLFSTGTSRWNNRQIALWDQNDLSVPLLEEDLDGSSGLLFPFYDSDTHMLYVVGKGDGNIRYYEISPEKPYLNYLMEYRSHLPQKGIGMMPKRGLEVSACEIFRFYKLIPTKSLIEPISMIVPRRSESYQEDIYPLTTGTQPSLTAQEWLNGVNKGPLLVSLRPGSGTVNALPQFLEPEPVMKTTDLSQHQGGRMPLEDMQKPSETEDSRKQLKVEEKLLKNEQMCLSNGFDIFECPPPKTENELLQMFYRQQEEIRRLRELVNQRDVQIKQLELELRNLCMDTGSY; encoded by the exons ATGTCGTGGCACCCACAGTACCGCAGCTCCAAGTTCCGCCACGTGTATGGCAAAGCTGCCAGCAAGGACAAGTGCTATGACTGCGTGCCCATCACCCGCAACGTCCATGACAACCACTTCTGTGCCGTGAACCCCCACTTCATTGCAGTGGTGACTGAGTGTGCGGGTGGGGGGGCCTTCCTCGTCATTCCCATCCACCAG acaggCAAACTTGACCCACATTATCCCAAAATATGTGGGCACAAAGGGAATGTTCTGGACATCAAGTGGAACCCATTCAATGACTTTGTAATAGCTTCATGTTCAGAAGATGCCACA GTTAAAATCTGGGACATTCCCAAGCACTTGCTAACAAGAAACATTACCAGTCCGAAGAAGGAACTTCTTGGGCATGTTCGAAGAGTGGGCCTCATTGAATGGCATCCCACTGCTAATAACATCCTCTTCAGCTCTGGCTACGACTACAAG ataaTGATCTGGAACCTTGACACCAAGGAGGCTGTCATCTCAAACCCGGTGAAGGTCCTCGATGCTCACAAAGATGTAGTCCTCTCAATGTCATTCAACACAGATGGCAGTCTCCTTGCCACAGCCTGTAGGGACAGAAAGATACGTCTGATAGACCCTCGTGGAGGAACAGTCCTACAG GAAGCCAGCTACAAGTCTCACAGAGTCAATAAAGTCCTGTTCCTTGGAAACGTGAACAAGCTGTTCTCTACTGGAACATCTCGGTGGAATAATAGGCAAATTGCATTATGGGATCAA AATGACCTTTCTGTGCCTTTACTGGAGGAGGACCTGGATGGCTCCTCAGGACTCCTGTTTCCCTTCTATGactcagacacacacatgctttATGTTGTGGGAAAG GGTGATGGAAATATACGGTACTATGAGATAAGCCCTGAGAAACCATACCTGAACTACCTGATGGAGTATCGTTCTCATTTACCACAGAAAGGAATTG GAATGATGCCAAAGAGAGGCCTTGAAGTGTCAGCTTGTGAGATTTTCCGTTTCTACAAACTGATCCCAACTAAAAGCCTGATTGAGCCCATCTCCATGATTGTGCCTCGACGG TCGGAGTCATACCAAGAAGACATCTACCCCTTGACCACAGGAACCCAGCCATCGCTGACAGCACAAGAGTGGCTGAACGGAGTTAACAAAG GGCCTCTCTTGGTATCCTTGAGACCAGGCTCTGGAACTGTGAATGCCTTACCACAGTTTCTTGAGCCAGAGCCAGTCATGAAAACTACTGACCTGAGCCAGCACCAGGGAGGAAGGATGCCACTGGAGGACATGCAGAAGCCAAGTGAGACTGAAGACAgtagaaaacagctgaaagtggaggaaaaattgctgaaaaatgagcaaatgtGCCTCTCCAATGGCTTTGACATATTCGAGTGTCCACCAccaaaaactgaaaatgag